Proteins encoded together in one Streptomyces sp. TLI_171 window:
- a CDS encoding NADP-dependent malic enzyme — MAAEIITDTQSTDDPVDAVFALHRGGKMEVRATVPVRDADDLSLAYTPGVARVCTAIAEEPALVNDYTWKANTVAVVTDGTAVLGLGDIGPEASLPVMEGKAILFKQFGGVDAVPIALACTAVDEIVETVVRLAPSFGGVNLEDISAPRCFEIEKQLQERLDIPVFHDDQHGTAIVTTAALWNAAKVTGREIGSLRAVISGAGAAGIAIAKMLLAAGIGDVAVCDRRGVVHEGRGDLTDVKAEIATLTNRTGQKGSLADALAGADVFIGVSGGTVPEEAVATMAPGCFIFAMANPNPEIHPEVAHRYAAVVATGRSDFPNQINNVLAFPGIFAGALSVRASRISEGMKLAAAKALAGVVADELTPQKVIPSPFDERVAPAVTRAVAEAARAEGIARA; from the coding sequence GTGGCAGCGGAGATCATCACCGACACCCAGAGCACTGACGACCCGGTCGACGCCGTCTTCGCGCTCCACCGCGGCGGCAAGATGGAGGTCCGGGCGACCGTCCCGGTCCGCGACGCGGACGACCTGTCGCTCGCCTACACCCCGGGCGTGGCCCGGGTCTGCACCGCCATCGCCGAAGAGCCCGCCCTGGTGAACGACTACACCTGGAAGGCCAACACGGTCGCCGTGGTCACCGACGGCACCGCGGTCCTCGGCCTCGGCGACATCGGCCCGGAGGCCTCCCTGCCGGTCATGGAGGGCAAGGCCATCCTGTTCAAGCAGTTCGGCGGCGTCGACGCGGTGCCGATCGCGCTGGCCTGCACCGCGGTCGACGAGATCGTCGAGACCGTGGTCCGGCTCGCCCCGTCCTTCGGCGGCGTCAACCTGGAGGACATCTCCGCCCCGCGCTGCTTCGAGATCGAGAAGCAGCTCCAGGAGCGGCTCGACATCCCGGTCTTCCACGACGACCAGCACGGCACCGCGATCGTCACCACCGCCGCCCTGTGGAACGCCGCCAAGGTGACGGGCCGTGAGATCGGCTCGCTCCGCGCGGTCATCTCCGGCGCCGGCGCGGCCGGCATCGCGATCGCCAAGATGCTGCTCGCCGCCGGCATCGGAGACGTCGCGGTCTGCGACCGGCGCGGCGTGGTCCACGAGGGCCGCGGCGACCTGACGGACGTCAAGGCGGAGATCGCGACGCTCACCAACCGGACGGGGCAGAAGGGCAGCCTCGCGGACGCGCTGGCCGGCGCGGACGTGTTCATCGGCGTCTCCGGCGGCACCGTTCCGGAGGAGGCCGTCGCCACCATGGCGCCCGGCTGCTTCATCTTCGCGATGGCCAACCCCAACCCGGAGATCCACCCCGAGGTCGCGCACCGCTACGCCGCGGTGGTCGCCACCGGGCGCTCCGACTTCCCGAACCAGATCAACAACGTGCTGGCGTTCCCCGGCATCTTCGCCGGCGCGCTCTCGGTGCGGGCCAGCCGGATCTCCGAGGGCATGAAGCTGGCCGCCGCGAAGGCCCTGGCGGGCGTCGTCGCCGACGAGCTGACCCCGCAGAAGGTCATCCCGTCGCCGTTCGACGAGCGGGTGGCGCCGGCCGTCACCCGGGCCGTCGCGGAGGCGGCGCGCGCGGAGGGCATCGCCCGCGCCTGA
- a CDS encoding zinc-binding dehydrogenase, with protein MFAAYAARISPDDPLSALELGELPEPQARPGWSVVTVKAATLNHHDLWSLRGVGLPAERLPMILGCDAAGVDEDGNEVVIHSVVGQSGHGVGPAEPRSILTERYQGTFAQRVAVPTWNLLPKPEELSFEQAACLPTAWLTAYRMLFTNAGVKPGDTVLVQGAGGGVSTALVVLAKAAGLRVWVTGRDEAKRARAVELGADAAFESGARLPERVDAVMETVGAATWSHSVKSLRPGGTIVISGATSGPSPKAAELNRIFFLELKVVGSTMGSKEELAGLLALCANSGVRPVIDSVRPLTEAREAFARLESGQVFGKLVLTP; from the coding sequence ATGTTTGCTGCCTATGCCGCCCGTATCAGTCCTGACGATCCGTTGAGCGCGCTGGAGCTGGGCGAGCTGCCCGAGCCGCAGGCGCGCCCCGGGTGGAGCGTGGTCACGGTGAAGGCCGCCACGCTGAACCACCACGACCTGTGGTCGCTGCGCGGGGTCGGCCTGCCGGCCGAGCGCCTCCCGATGATCCTCGGGTGCGACGCGGCCGGCGTCGACGAGGACGGCAACGAGGTGGTGATCCACTCGGTGGTCGGGCAGAGCGGCCACGGGGTCGGCCCGGCCGAGCCGCGCTCGATCCTGACCGAGCGCTACCAGGGCACGTTCGCGCAGCGCGTCGCGGTGCCGACCTGGAACCTGCTGCCCAAGCCGGAGGAACTCAGCTTCGAACAGGCGGCCTGCCTGCCGACGGCCTGGCTGACGGCGTACCGGATGCTGTTCACCAACGCGGGCGTGAAGCCCGGCGACACGGTGCTGGTGCAGGGCGCCGGCGGCGGCGTGTCGACGGCGCTGGTGGTGCTGGCCAAGGCGGCCGGGCTGCGGGTCTGGGTGACCGGCCGGGACGAGGCCAAGCGGGCCCGCGCGGTCGAGCTGGGCGCGGACGCGGCGTTCGAGAGCGGCGCGCGGCTGCCCGAGCGGGTGGACGCGGTGATGGAGACGGTCGGCGCGGCGACCTGGTCGCACTCGGTGAAGTCGCTGCGGCCGGGCGGCACCATCGTGATCTCCGGGGCCACCAGCGGGCCGAGCCCGAAGGCGGCTGAGCTGAACCGGATCTTCTTCCTGGAGCTGAAGGTGGTCGGCTCCACCATGGGCTCCAAGGAGGAGCTGGCGGGCCTGCTGGCGCTGTGCGCCAACTCCGGGGTGCGGCCGGTGATCGACTCGGTGCGGCCGCTGACCGAGGCCCGGGAGGCGTTCGCCCGGCTGGAGAGCGGCCAGGTGTTCGGCAAGCTGGTGCTCACCCCCTGA
- a CDS encoding PadR family transcriptional regulator, whose translation MTPVFGHGRLRLYLLKLLDESPRHGYEVIRLLEERFHGLYAPSAGTVYPRLAKLEAEGLVSHTTEGGRKVYRLTDTGRTELASRQAELTDLEAEIHDSVGQLAGAIRQDVRDNAKDLRAELWNQAERTPAAEGPNVPWRDQESWQRAKEEFARLKAEAKEQARRAKEQEKAARQQAKVAEAEAKRLREQSRAARTAAQQEALRLKRRIEEQVREHTSRGDWSTGLAEGLAELTRGLGSLADAARWGAAEEPAVRIDLDKDEPAPELPEWARTDPAGDPARELERLLDRFRDHVRDTARDVGVDAARLARAQQALAAAARALYER comes from the coding sequence ATGACCCCGGTGTTCGGCCACGGCCGGCTCCGCCTCTACCTGCTGAAGCTGCTCGACGAGAGCCCCCGGCACGGCTACGAGGTGATCCGCCTGCTGGAGGAGCGCTTCCACGGCCTGTACGCGCCCTCCGCGGGCACCGTCTACCCCCGGCTCGCCAAGCTGGAGGCCGAGGGCCTGGTCAGCCACACCACCGAGGGCGGGCGCAAGGTCTACCGGCTGACCGACACCGGGCGCACCGAACTCGCCTCCCGCCAGGCCGAGCTGACGGACCTGGAGGCCGAGATCCACGACTCGGTCGGCCAGCTGGCCGGCGCCATCCGGCAGGACGTCCGGGACAACGCCAAGGACCTGCGCGCCGAGCTCTGGAACCAGGCCGAGCGGACGCCCGCCGCCGAGGGCCCGAACGTGCCCTGGCGGGACCAGGAGTCCTGGCAGCGCGCCAAGGAGGAGTTCGCCCGGCTCAAGGCGGAGGCCAAGGAGCAGGCCCGGCGCGCCAAGGAGCAGGAGAAGGCGGCCCGCCAGCAGGCCAAGGTCGCCGAGGCGGAGGCCAAGCGGCTGCGCGAGCAGTCCAGGGCCGCCCGCACCGCCGCCCAGCAGGAGGCGCTGCGGCTCAAGCGCCGGATCGAGGAGCAGGTCCGCGAGCACACCTCGCGCGGCGACTGGTCCACCGGTCTGGCCGAGGGCCTGGCCGAACTGACCCGCGGCCTCGGCTCCCTGGCGGACGCCGCGCGCTGGGGCGCGGCCGAGGAGCCCGCCGTCCGGATCGACCTGGACAAGGACGAGCCGGCGCCCGAGCTGCCCGAGTGGGCCCGCACCGACCCGGCCGGCGACCCGGCCCGCGAGCTGGAGCGCCTGCTCGACCGGTTCCGCGACCACGTCCGGGACACCGCGCGGGACGTCGGCGTCGACGCCGCCCGCCTGGCCCGCGCCCAGCAGGCGCTGGCCGCCGCCGCCCGCGCCCTGTACGAGCGCTGA
- a CDS encoding DUF4097 family beta strand repeat-containing protein — protein MTQWTVDSAQKIAFDEAVHTLHVRVVDGTVNVVPTEGPARLEVARLEGEPLQVTLEDGVLTVTYKDLSWGEFGEAVKSVQTVKSFFSSLRRKRRAEVTVAVPAAAAVKVGTVSADATVSGIAGEVGVHGASGTATLAGLTGLVNANTVTGDVDAEGLSGELKVNTVSGAVTLVAGSATRIRAHSVSGAVTLDLDAATPTDIGVNTVSGPVGVRLPALADAKVEAGTTSGSLSSAFAELSVGGGWGSKKLSGQLGTGRGRLQVTTVTGAVTVQRRPDAEEDQPAKELPSGPLDLTKEV, from the coding sequence ATGACGCAGTGGACGGTAGACAGCGCCCAGAAGATCGCCTTCGACGAGGCCGTGCACACGCTGCACGTGCGGGTCGTCGACGGCACCGTGAACGTGGTCCCCACCGAGGGTCCGGCCCGGCTCGAAGTGGCCCGGCTGGAGGGCGAGCCGCTCCAGGTCACCCTGGAGGACGGCGTGCTCACCGTCACCTACAAGGACCTCAGCTGGGGCGAGTTCGGCGAGGCCGTGAAGTCGGTGCAGACGGTCAAGTCCTTCTTCTCCTCGCTGCGGCGCAAGCGCCGCGCCGAGGTCACGGTGGCCGTCCCGGCCGCCGCTGCGGTCAAGGTCGGCACCGTCTCCGCCGACGCCACCGTCTCCGGCATCGCCGGCGAGGTCGGCGTGCACGGCGCCAGCGGCACCGCCACGCTGGCCGGCCTGACCGGCCTGGTCAACGCCAACACCGTCACGGGGGACGTCGACGCCGAGGGCCTGTCCGGCGAGCTCAAGGTCAACACGGTGTCCGGCGCCGTCACCCTGGTGGCCGGTTCCGCGACGCGGATCCGCGCCCACTCGGTCTCCGGCGCCGTCACCCTCGACCTGGACGCCGCCACCCCCACCGACATCGGGGTCAACACCGTCTCCGGCCCGGTCGGCGTCCGGCTGCCCGCGCTGGCCGACGCCAAGGTCGAGGCCGGCACCACCAGCGGCTCGCTCTCCAGCGCCTTCGCCGAACTCAGCGTCGGCGGCGGCTGGGGCTCCAAGAAGCTCTCCGGCCAGCTCGGCACCGGCCGCGGCCGCCTGCAGGTGACCACCGTCACCGGCGCGGTCACCGTCCAGCGCCGCCCCGACGCCGAGGAGGACCAGCCGGCCAAGGAACTGCCCTCCGGCCCGCTCGACCTGACCAAGGAGGTCTGA
- a CDS encoding DUF6104 family protein, giving the protein MYFTDRGIEELESRRGQEEVTFEWLAERLREFVDLNPDFEVPVERLATWLARLDDEDDE; this is encoded by the coding sequence GTGTACTTCACCGACCGCGGCATCGAGGAGTTGGAGAGCCGGCGTGGCCAGGAGGAGGTCACCTTCGAGTGGCTGGCCGAGCGCCTGCGGGAGTTCGTGGACCTGAACCCGGACTTCGAGGTGCCGGTGGAGCGACTGGCCACCTGGCTGGCCCGGCTGGACGACGAGGACGACGAGTGA
- a CDS encoding serine/threonine-protein kinase, giving the protein MAADTPQNAVPLPPVFQPLHPDDPREVGGYRLFARLGAGGMGRVYLSYTPGGRPVALKVVRPEFAEDGEFRRRFAQEVSSAQRIHGLYTAQVIDSGGLDAGAPWLVTSYVPGPSLQQVVREHGALPVRTVLLLVGGIAEALQAIHSVEVVHRDLKPANVLVASDGPRVIDFGIARAADATALTGTGYRIGSPAFMSPEQAQGSTVTAATDVFALGALAAYVAGGAPPFGDGPDTAVLYRVVHEEPDLSTVPAPLRELIARCLAKAPQDRPTPAEIIQAAREHPVVGGQLRFGEDWLPGQVNTEITRRSDLPRTPPTPLPAAPAAPPPAPAAPPAQPAFAPQQPPVGAFGPPFPVSEAATAPVPPADPTLLTERHTPPPGPAVPFARPAPPAAAARERRRGVSWKTLLVVSLVTLLAGATGGLVLMNALNKDDSSKNSSSGEQPAKAGAASPNGAALGGSQDQASPSPSASSSARSTPRSTASAGADSSGGPVSNKAVKYTLVYQDTVLSIPPSGNYEFDLINGKVVPDGAVDWTVGTYGAEFRLSSNTDGYISKDTSTLTPEACAAGIDREPAAQLKFENTPADHSFCVRSRATKSIVVLKVVKVGAGDGAATCSLTYYRNDG; this is encoded by the coding sequence ATGGCAGCCGACACACCGCAGAACGCCGTCCCGCTCCCGCCGGTCTTCCAGCCGCTGCACCCGGACGACCCGCGGGAGGTCGGCGGCTACCGGCTGTTCGCCCGGCTGGGTGCGGGCGGGATGGGCCGGGTCTACCTGTCGTACACGCCGGGCGGGCGGCCGGTGGCGCTGAAGGTGGTCCGGCCGGAGTTCGCCGAGGACGGCGAGTTCCGCCGCCGGTTCGCCCAGGAGGTGAGCAGCGCGCAGCGCATCCACGGGCTGTACACGGCGCAGGTGATCGACTCCGGCGGCCTGGACGCGGGCGCGCCGTGGCTGGTCACCTCGTACGTGCCGGGGCCCTCGCTGCAGCAGGTGGTGCGCGAGCACGGGGCGCTGCCGGTGCGCACGGTGCTGCTGCTGGTGGGCGGCATCGCGGAGGCGCTGCAGGCGATCCACAGCGTCGAGGTCGTGCACCGGGACCTGAAGCCGGCCAACGTGCTGGTGGCCTCGGACGGGCCGCGGGTGATCGACTTCGGCATCGCGCGGGCCGCCGACGCCACCGCGCTGACCGGCACCGGCTACCGGATCGGCTCGCCCGCGTTCATGTCGCCGGAGCAGGCGCAGGGTTCGACGGTGACCGCGGCGACCGACGTGTTCGCGCTCGGCGCGCTGGCGGCGTACGTGGCGGGCGGGGCGCCGCCGTTCGGCGACGGCCCGGACACCGCGGTGCTGTACCGGGTGGTGCACGAGGAGCCGGACCTGAGCACCGTCCCGGCGCCGCTGCGCGAGCTGATCGCCCGCTGCCTGGCGAAGGCCCCGCAGGACCGGCCGACGCCCGCCGAGATCATCCAGGCGGCGCGCGAGCACCCGGTGGTCGGCGGGCAGCTGCGGTTCGGCGAGGACTGGCTGCCGGGTCAGGTGAACACCGAGATCACCCGCCGCTCGGACCTGCCGCGGACCCCGCCGACCCCGCTGCCGGCCGCGCCGGCCGCTCCCCCGCCGGCCCCGGCCGCGCCGCCCGCCCAGCCGGCCTTCGCCCCGCAGCAGCCGCCGGTCGGGGCGTTCGGCCCGCCGTTCCCGGTGTCGGAGGCGGCCACCGCTCCGGTGCCGCCGGCCGACCCGACGCTGCTGACCGAGCGGCACACCCCGCCGCCCGGCCCGGCCGTCCCGTTCGCCCGGCCCGCACCGCCCGCCGCGGCGGCCCGCGAGCGTCGCCGCGGGGTGTCCTGGAAAACCCTGCTGGTGGTCTCGCTGGTGACGCTGCTGGCGGGCGCCACGGGCGGGCTGGTGCTGATGAACGCCCTGAACAAGGACGACAGCAGCAAGAACTCCAGCAGCGGCGAACAGCCGGCGAAGGCCGGCGCGGCCTCCCCGAACGGCGCGGCCCTCGGCGGCAGCCAGGACCAGGCCTCGCCCTCGCCGTCCGCGTCCTCCTCGGCCCGTTCGACGCCGCGGTCCACCGCCTCGGCGGGCGCGGACTCCTCCGGCGGTCCGGTCTCGAACAAGGCGGTCAAGTACACCCTGGTCTACCAGGACACCGTGCTGAGCATCCCGCCGTCCGGGAACTACGAGTTCGACCTGATCAACGGCAAGGTGGTGCCGGACGGCGCGGTGGACTGGACGGTCGGCACCTACGGCGCGGAGTTCCGGCTGAGCAGCAACACCGACGGGTACATCTCGAAGGACACCTCGACGCTCACCCCGGAGGCCTGTGCGGCGGGCATCGACCGCGAGCCGGCCGCCCAGCTGAAGTTCGAGAACACCCCGGCCGACCACTCGTTCTGCGTGCGGTCCCGGGCCACCAAGTCGATCGTGGTCCTGAAGGTGGTCAAGGTCGGCGCGGGCGACGGCGCGGCGACCTGCTCGCTGACGTACTACCGCAACGACGGCTGA
- a CDS encoding multifunctional oxoglutarate decarboxylase/oxoglutarate dehydrogenase thiamine pyrophosphate-binding subunit/dihydrolipoyllysine-residue succinyltransferase subunit, protein MSPHQETPSSASSTGFGPNEWLVDEIYQQYLQDPASVDRAWWDFFADYKPGTEVTSVTQAAPVGSQPAPVAAAPAAAAPAAPAAPAPAPAPAQPVAAPAPLPAAPAAPPAPKAAAPAAAAPAPAAAEGPELVQLRGPAKAVASNMDASLEVPTATSVRAVPAKLLIDNRIVINNHLQRARGGKVSFTHLIGYALVQAVKANPAMNYSYKVEDGKSYLVKPEHVNLGLAIDLVKPNGDRQLVVAAIKKAETLDFFGFWQAYEDIVRRARANKLTMDDFTGVTVSLTNPGGIGTVHSVPRLMQNQGTIVGVGAMEYPAEFQGSSPETLARLGISKIMTLTSTYDHRVIQGAASGEFLRSIHQLLLGANNFYDEVFESLRIPYEPVRWATDVATTHDDEVNKTARVIELIHSYRVRGHLMADTDPLEYMQRKHPDLDVVSHGLTLWDLEREFAVGGFGGQKMMKLRDILGLLRNTYCRTVGIEYMHIQDPAQRKWLQDRLEKPYTKPEREEQLRILRRLNSAEAFETFLQTKYVGQKRFSLEGGESLIPLLDATIDAAAEHRLDEAVIGMAHRGRLNVLANIVGKPYGKIFGEFEGNLDPKSMHGSGDVKYHLGSEGTFTGLDGETIKVSLAANPSHLETVDPVVEGIARAKQDILDFGGTTFPVLPIQIHGDAAFAGQGVVAETLNMSQLRGYRTGGTVHIVVNNQVGFTAAPASSRSSMYCTDVARMIEAPIFHVNGDDPEAVVRVARLAFEFREQFHKDVVIDLICYRRRGHNEADNPSFTQPLMYDLIDKKRSVRKLYTEALIGRGDITMEEAEQALQDFQGQLEKVFAEVREAATAPVPTETGRPVADFPVSIQTGISAEMVKRIAASQVNLPDWLTVHPRLLPQLQRRAASVEDNTIDWATGEALAIGSLLMEGHPVRLAGQDSRRGTFGQRHAVLIDRNTGEDYTPLMYLTEDQARFTVYDSLLSEYAAMGFEYGYSLTRPNALVMWEAQFGDFVNGAQTMVDEYIASAEQKWGQHSGVTLLLPHGMEGQGPDHSSARPERFLALCAQDNMTVAMPTLPSNYFHLLRWQAHNPHHKPLVVFTPKSMLRLKAAASATSEFLSGSFRPVIGDSTVDPAQVRKVVITSGKFYYDLEAARTERGVTDTAIVRVERLYPLPVAELQEELSRYGENVQFVWAQEEPANQGAWPFIAMNLVDHLQVVIGRTGGNARLRRVARTASSAPAVGSAKRHAAEQKALVDEVFAL, encoded by the coding sequence GTGTCGCCACACCAAGAAACCCCCAGCTCGGCAAGCTCCACTGGCTTCGGCCCCAATGAGTGGCTCGTCGACGAGATCTACCAGCAGTACCTCCAGGACCCGGCCTCGGTCGATCGCGCCTGGTGGGACTTTTTCGCCGACTACAAGCCCGGTACCGAGGTGACTTCAGTGACCCAGGCCGCACCGGTCGGCTCCCAGCCGGCCCCTGTCGCCGCCGCTCCCGCTGCCGCTGCTCCGGCCGCACCCGCTGCCCCCGCGCCGGCTCCGGCGCCCGCGCAGCCGGTGGCCGCTCCCGCGCCGCTCCCGGCCGCTCCTGCCGCGCCGCCCGCGCCGAAGGCCGCGGCTCCCGCCGCCGCCGCGCCCGCGCCGGCCGCCGCGGAGGGCCCCGAGCTGGTGCAGCTGCGCGGCCCGGCCAAGGCCGTGGCGTCCAACATGGACGCCTCGCTGGAGGTTCCGACCGCCACCTCGGTGCGCGCCGTGCCCGCCAAGCTGTTGATCGACAACCGCATCGTCATCAACAACCACCTGCAGCGCGCCCGCGGCGGCAAGGTCTCCTTCACCCACCTGATCGGCTACGCGCTGGTGCAGGCCGTGAAGGCCAATCCCGCGATGAACTACAGCTACAAGGTGGAGGACGGCAAGTCCTACCTGGTGAAGCCCGAGCACGTGAACCTGGGCCTCGCCATCGACCTGGTCAAGCCGAACGGCGACCGCCAGCTGGTCGTCGCGGCCATCAAGAAGGCCGAGACGCTCGACTTCTTCGGCTTCTGGCAGGCCTACGAGGACATCGTCCGCCGGGCCCGCGCCAACAAGCTGACCATGGACGACTTCACCGGCGTCACGGTCTCGCTGACCAACCCGGGCGGCATCGGCACCGTGCACTCCGTGCCGCGCCTGATGCAGAACCAGGGCACCATCGTCGGCGTCGGCGCCATGGAGTACCCGGCCGAGTTCCAGGGCTCCTCCCCGGAGACGCTGGCCCGCCTCGGCATCTCCAAGATCATGACGCTCACCTCGACCTACGACCACCGGGTCATCCAGGGTGCGGCGTCGGGCGAGTTCCTGCGCTCGATCCACCAGCTGCTGCTGGGCGCGAACAACTTCTACGACGAGGTGTTCGAGTCCCTGCGGATCCCGTACGAGCCGGTGCGCTGGGCCACCGACGTGGCGACCACGCACGACGACGAGGTCAACAAGACCGCGCGGGTCATCGAGCTGATCCACTCCTACCGGGTCCGCGGCCACCTGATGGCCGACACCGACCCGCTGGAGTACATGCAGCGCAAGCACCCCGACCTGGACGTGGTCTCGCACGGCCTCACCCTGTGGGACCTGGAGCGCGAGTTCGCGGTCGGCGGCTTCGGCGGCCAGAAGATGATGAAGCTCCGCGACATCCTCGGCCTGCTGCGCAACACCTACTGCCGCACCGTCGGCATCGAGTACATGCACATCCAGGACCCGGCGCAGCGCAAGTGGCTGCAGGACCGCCTGGAGAAGCCGTACACCAAGCCGGAGCGCGAGGAGCAGCTGCGCATCCTGCGCCGGCTGAACTCCGCCGAGGCGTTCGAGACCTTCCTGCAGACCAAGTACGTCGGGCAGAAGCGTTTCTCGCTGGAGGGCGGCGAGTCGCTCATCCCGCTGCTGGACGCCACCATCGACGCCGCCGCCGAGCACCGCCTCGACGAGGCCGTCATCGGCATGGCGCACCGCGGCCGGCTGAACGTGCTGGCGAACATCGTCGGCAAGCCGTACGGCAAGATCTTCGGCGAGTTCGAGGGCAACCTGGACCCGAAGTCGATGCACGGCTCCGGCGACGTGAAGTACCACCTCGGCTCCGAGGGCACCTTCACCGGCCTGGACGGCGAGACCATCAAGGTCTCGCTGGCCGCGAACCCGTCCCACCTGGAGACGGTCGACCCGGTCGTCGAGGGCATCGCCCGCGCCAAGCAGGACATCCTGGACTTCGGCGGCACGACCTTCCCGGTGCTGCCGATCCAGATCCACGGCGACGCGGCCTTCGCGGGCCAGGGCGTGGTCGCGGAGACCCTGAACATGTCGCAGCTGCGCGGCTACCGCACCGGCGGCACCGTGCACATCGTGGTCAACAACCAGGTCGGCTTCACCGCCGCCCCGGCGTCCTCGCGCTCGTCGATGTACTGCACCGACGTGGCCCGGATGATCGAGGCGCCGATCTTCCACGTGAACGGCGACGACCCGGAGGCCGTGGTCCGCGTGGCGCGGCTGGCCTTCGAGTTCCGCGAGCAGTTCCACAAGGACGTCGTGATCGACCTCATCTGCTACCGCCGCCGCGGTCACAACGAGGCCGACAACCCGTCGTTCACCCAGCCCCTGATGTACGACCTGATCGACAAGAAGCGCTCGGTGCGCAAGCTGTACACCGAGGCGCTGATCGGTCGCGGCGACATCACCATGGAAGAGGCGGAGCAGGCGCTCCAGGACTTCCAGGGCCAGTTGGAGAAGGTGTTCGCGGAGGTCCGCGAGGCCGCCACCGCCCCGGTGCCGACCGAGACCGGCCGCCCGGTCGCGGACTTCCCGGTCAGCATCCAGACCGGCATCTCCGCCGAGATGGTCAAGCGGATCGCCGCCTCGCAGGTCAACCTGCCGGACTGGCTGACCGTGCACCCGCGCCTGCTGCCGCAGCTGCAGCGCCGCGCCGCCTCGGTCGAGGACAACACCATCGACTGGGCCACCGGCGAGGCGCTCGCCATCGGCTCGCTGCTGATGGAGGGCCACCCGGTCCGGCTGGCCGGCCAGGACTCCCGCCGCGGCACCTTCGGCCAGCGCCACGCGGTGCTGATCGACCGGAACACCGGCGAGGACTACACCCCGCTGATGTACCTGACCGAGGACCAGGCCCGCTTCACCGTCTACGACTCGCTGCTCAGCGAGTACGCGGCGATGGGCTTCGAGTACGGCTACTCGCTGACCCGCCCGAACGCGCTGGTCATGTGGGAGGCGCAGTTCGGCGACTTCGTCAACGGCGCGCAGACCATGGTCGACGAGTACATCGCGTCCGCCGAGCAGAAGTGGGGCCAGCACTCCGGCGTCACCCTGCTGCTGCCGCACGGCATGGAGGGCCAGGGCCCGGACCACTCGTCCGCCCGCCCGGAGCGCTTCCTGGCGCTGTGCGCGCAGGACAACATGACGGTCGCGATGCCGACCCTGCCGTCGAACTACTTCCACCTGCTGCGCTGGCAGGCGCACAACCCGCACCACAAGCCGCTGGTCGTCTTCACCCCGAAGTCGATGCTGCGTCTGAAGGCCGCGGCGTCCGCCACCAGCGAGTTCCTGAGCGGCTCGTTCCGCCCGGTGATCGGCGACTCGACGGTGGACCCGGCGCAGGTGCGCAAGGTGGTCATCACCTCCGGCAAGTTCTACTACGACCTGGAGGCGGCCCGGACCGAGCGCGGCGTGACCGACACCGCGATCGTCCGCGTCGAGCGCCTGTACCCGCTGCCGGTGGCCGAGCTCCAGGAGGAGCTGAGCCGCTACGGCGAGAACGTCCAGTTCGTCTGGGCGCAGGAGGAGCCGGCGAACCAGGGTGCCTGGCCGTTCATCGCGATGAACCTGGTCGACCACCTGCAGGTCGTGATCGGCCGCACCGGTGGCAACGCCCGCCTGCGCCGGGTCGCCCGCACGGCGTCCTCGGCCCCGGCGGTCGGCTCCGCCAAGCGGCACGCCGCCGAGCAGAAGGCGCTCGTCGACGAGGTGTTCGCGCTCTGA